The Dioscorea cayenensis subsp. rotundata cultivar TDr96_F1 chromosome 19, TDr96_F1_v2_PseudoChromosome.rev07_lg8_w22 25.fasta, whole genome shotgun sequence genome includes a window with the following:
- the LOC120250095 gene encoding E3 ubiquitin-protein ligase SIRP1-like: protein MGEALVARYWCHMCSQMVSPVMEVEMKCPFCDSGFVEEVEGRGDFDSAEMVSDRSISLLAPLLLGMMGVGGPSRRHRPMRDGGDDDDSDQDRNLTSLLRRRRRRSSAIFRLIQDLEDRIQADPDSMDGERERERDRDRESLILIDNFNRALILQGSFDNHGQGQDSDGGGGGFGASLGDYFLGPGLDLLLQHLAENDPNRYGTPPAKKEAVEALPTVKIQENTSCSVCLEDLEIGAEVREMPCKHSFHNGCLVPWLELHSSCPVCRFQLPSDEPKDSSTPGGNGRDGDRGSENRNLSSNEWDALFPFWENSGSNSAYNPSSSSSGGNADEN from the coding sequence ATGGGTGAAGCTCTGGTTGCTAGGTATTGGTGTCACATGTGCTCACAGATGGTGAGCCCTGTAATGGAAGTGGAGATGAAGTGCCCTTTCTGTGACAGTGGATTTGTGGAGGAAGTTGAAGGAAGAGGAGATTTTGATTCTGCAGAGATGGTTTCTGATAGATCTATTTCACTCTTGGCTCCTCTCTTGCTTGGCATGATGGGGGTCGGTGGCCCTTCGCGTCGTCATAGGCCTATGAGggatggtggtgatgatgatgattctgATCAAGATCGAAACTTGACGTCGTTGCTGCGAAGGAGGCGGAGGAGGAGCTCCGCTATATTTAGGCTTATTCAAGACCTTGAGGATAGAATTCAAGCTGATCCTGATAGTATGGATGGGGAAAGGGAGAGGGAAAGAGATCGAGATCGAGAGAGTTTGATCTTGATTGATAATTTCAACCGCGCCTTAATTCTGCAAGGATCATTTGATAATCATGGACAAGGTCAAGATTccgatggtggtggtggtggttttgGTGCGTCGTTAGGTGATTATTTTCTTGGCCCTGGTTTGGATCTCTTGTTGCAGCATTTGGCGGAGAATGATCCTAATAGGTACGGGACACCGCCGGCGAAGAAGGAGGCAGTGGAAGCATTGCCTACTGTGAAAATTCAGGAGAATACAAGCTGTTCGGTTTGCTTGGAGGACTTGGAAATCGGCGCTGAGGTTAGAGAGATGCCTTGCAAGCATTCATTTCATAATGGGTGTCTGGTGCCATGGCTTGAGCTCCATAGTTCATGCCCTGTCTGCCGATTTCAGCTTCCTTCCGATGAACCTAAGGATTCAAGTACTCCCGGTGGTAATGGTCGAGATGGTGATAGAGGAAGTGAAAATAGGAATTTGAGTTCCAATGAATGGGATGCGCTGTTTCCATTTTGGGAGAATAGTGGTTCAAATTCTGCATACAATCCATCGTCTTCCTCGTCCGGTGGTAATGCTGATGAGAATTGA